GTTGGTCAGCGTGACAAACGAGCCGTAGAGAAACGACAGGCGGTAATCGTCGTCCATGATATAAAGGCTCTTGCGGAACCCACGCGGCATCTGGTGGACGTAGCAGAAATCGCACTTGTTGGCGCACTTCTTGATGCCGTCAAACAGCACTTCCTCGAATTCCAGGCCGGGGTCTTCCCACTCCACGTCGAACAGGAAGCTTTGCGCCTGAGTGTCAGCCTTGACTTTATGGTGGTCCTGAGGCGTGGCGAAGAACGGCAGGGTGACCGGGCGGGTGATTTCCAGCGTCGCCTTGCCCTGCGAGAGCAGATGGCGGTAGGCCAGCACGTCGGTCACGGCCTGCCCATTGACGCGCAGGAGCTGGTCGCCGGGACGCACGCCTGCCCGCTCGGCGGGGCTGCCCACTTCCACCGACTTGATCGGTGCGGGGAAGACTTCTTCTACAGGGAGGGAAAACAATGTGGCCGTCAAGTGAAACTCCTTATGGCGGGCCACCACTGCCGCCACGCTCGACTTCGGAGGGCGGGCTGACCCCAAACGCGCCAGTTTAACAAAAAAGGGCGCACGGATTGGGAAGGCCGGGCACGGTTGCCGGGGGCAGGGCGATTGGCCCAGACCGCCAGCCGGGCCAGATCAAAGACCGACCCCCGTCAGCACGCCCTGCACCAGCCCGCCAGCGCCCACCAGCCAGACCATCAGCAGCGCGCCCAGCAGGAGCGGCTTGGCTCCAGCCTGCCGAATTGCCCCGAAGTGGGTGGTCAGGCCCAGGGCCGCCATCGCCATGCTCAGCAGCAATGTATCCAGCGTGATGAGGTTTTGCAGCAGGCGCGGCGGCAAAAGGTGAAGCGAGTTGAAGAGCGCCACGCCGATGAAGGCGAAGGCGAACCAGGGAATGGTCACTTTGACGTTCTCTGTACTGGTCTTATTGGAGCGGCGCTGCTCCGAGCGGCCCCAGAAATAGGAGAGTAGCAGCAGGAAGGGCGCGAGCAGGATGACCCGCAGCAGCTTGACCGTGACCGCCGCGTCGGCCACCGCCGGGCTGATTGAGCGGCCTGCGGCAACCACCTGCGCGACCTCGTGGACCGTCGAGCCGATATAAACCCCGAAGTGAAGCCCCGAGAACGGCCACCAGTGCCAGGCATTCATCTGGGGATAGAGGAAAATGCCGATGGTGCCGAAAATGACCACCGTGGCGACGGCCACCGCGACTTTCTCGGCCTGAGCCTTGACAATCGGTTCGGTGGCCATGACTGCCGCCGCGCCGCAAATGCTGCTGCCCGCGCCGATCAAAATTGCCGTCTGACGGTCCAGTTTGAGCCAGCGCGTGCCCAGCCAGAACGCCAGAAAAAAGGTGCTGCTGAGCATCAGCAGATCGGCCAGCAGCCCGTCGAGGCCCACGCCCAGCATCTGCTGGATGGTCAGGCGCAGGCCGTAGAGGATGATGCCCAGCCGCAGCAGCGTACCTTTACTGAACACCACGCCCGGCTGCGCTCTGGCTGCCACTCGGGGGTAAACGGTATTGCCCACCAGCATGCCCAGCACAATCGCCAGGGTCAGGCTGCTGAGACCCAGCCCGCTCAACCAGCCCTCGGCGTCCAGCCAGAACCCGGCACCCGCCACCGTGCCGGACAGCAGCAGCCCGGGCAGCAGTTCGGCGAGCTTGTTTCGGGGCAACGGTTCGGCTTCGGCGGGCGAACGTGAGGCGGGAGCGGAGGACATGCCCCCATGCTAGGTTGGCGGATCTTATAACGCCAATTCATCTTTTGACCTCTGATATCCATAATTTGAATACACTGGATTCATGGCAATTCAGGCCGATGGATTGATCTGCTTCGCGGCGGTGGCGCGGCTCGGCAGCGTGACGCAGGCCGCCGGGCAGCTCAACCGCAGTCAACCCGCCCTCTCGGCCCAGTTGCGCGGTCTGCGCGAAGCGGTGGGCGAGCCGCTCTATGTCAGACGCCGAAGCGGGGTTGAACTCACCGCAGCGGGCCGGGCGCTGCTGCCGCACGCGCTGACGGCCGAGCGCGGCCTGCGCCAGGCACGGGAGTGGGCAGAAAAGGTGCGCTCGGGACACTGGGGCCAGCTTTCCCTGCTGGCCAGCCTAACCGCTGCCGAGTACGTTCTGCCCCAGTACCTCGCTCAGTTTTGCCGGGAGTTTCCGCAGGTGCTGGTAAAAGTGGAGGCCAGCAATTCGCAGCAGGTCGAAGACCTCCTGCTCTCCGGGCGCGGCGAGGTGGGCGTCGTCGAGGGTGAACTGGCCCATCTCGACCATGCCCTGCATGCCCGTCCCCTCTTTGAGGACAGGCTGGTGCTGGTCATCTCGCCGCAGCATCCCTGGGCGGCGGCAACTCCCCGGCTCACCGACCTGCCCAACTGTCCGCTGATTCAGCGCGAGGAGGGATCAGGGACGCGGGCCGTCACCGAGCACGCCTTTCAGTTGCTGGGCCTGGAAAAGCGCAGTCTGCTGGAAGCCAGCGGTACGCAGACCATCAAGGAACTGGTCATGCAGGGGCTGGGCGCAGCGTTTCTCTCGCGGCTGGCCGTGCAGCGCGAGGTGGCGGCGGGCAAGCTGCTGATGCTGGACTTTCCCGAACTGGCGCTGAACCGTCCGCTGACCCTGGTGACCCTGCGCGATCAGCCGCTCAGCCTGCCCGCTCAGCAGTTCATCAATTTGCTGACCACAACGCGGGTCACCGGAGAGCAGAACAGTGAAGGCTAACTTCGGTTCTGCTGCCGGTAAAAGCCGATCAGGTCGGTGTTGACCGCACTGTGACCGAGCTGGCGCAGCAGGCCCACCAGCTGACCCCGGTGATAGCTGGCGTGATTGACGATGTGGCGAAGACTATCGTCCACCCGGCTCACCATCGGCTCGCCCCAGAGATTGGTGTAGTGCAGGAGCTGCCCTGGCGGCAATGGGGCCACAAAAGCGCGGCGCTCCTGCAAGTGGGCCAGCCAGCGCGGCAACAATTCAGGCAGTGGCAGCAGTTCACCGGGCGCTGGAAAGCTGGGCGGCCTCTCCCCTTTCAGCCGG
This portion of the Deinococcus rubellus genome encodes:
- a CDS encoding DinB family protein, giving the protein MDELLTLLDYHAWATERTVQTLTPLSTEDFGRDLGSSHGGIGGTLAHLYGSELIWTARLKGERPPSFPAPGELLPLPELLPRWLAHLQERRAFVAPLPPGQLLHYTNLWGEPMVSRVDDSLRHIVNHASYHRGQLVGLLRQLGHSAVNTDLIGFYRQQNRS
- a CDS encoding YeiH family protein; the protein is MSSAPASRSPAEAEPLPRNKLAELLPGLLLSGTVAGAGFWLDAEGWLSGLGLSSLTLAIVLGMLVGNTVYPRVAARAQPGVVFSKGTLLRLGIILYGLRLTIQQMLGVGLDGLLADLLMLSSTFFLAFWLGTRWLKLDRQTAILIGAGSSICGAAAVMATEPIVKAQAEKVAVAVATVVIFGTIGIFLYPQMNAWHWWPFSGLHFGVYIGSTVHEVAQVVAAGRSISPAVADAAVTVKLLRVILLAPFLLLLSYFWGRSEQRRSNKTSTENVKVTIPWFAFAFIGVALFNSLHLLPPRLLQNLITLDTLLLSMAMAALGLTTHFGAIRQAGAKPLLLGALLMVWLVGAGGLVQGVLTGVGL
- a CDS encoding LysR family transcriptional regulator: MAIQADGLICFAAVARLGSVTQAAGQLNRSQPALSAQLRGLREAVGEPLYVRRRSGVELTAAGRALLPHALTAERGLRQAREWAEKVRSGHWGQLSLLASLTAAEYVLPQYLAQFCREFPQVLVKVEASNSQQVEDLLLSGRGEVGVVEGELAHLDHALHARPLFEDRLVLVISPQHPWAAATPRLTDLPNCPLIQREEGSGTRAVTEHAFQLLGLEKRSLLEASGTQTIKELVMQGLGAAFLSRLAVQREVAAGKLLMLDFPELALNRPLTLVTLRDQPLSLPAQQFINLLTTTRVTGEQNSEG